Proteins from a genomic interval of Thermus antranikianii DSM 12462:
- a CDS encoding response regulator transcription factor, producing the protein MKRILLIEDDAEVARLVELELKEAGFTVEWAKSGMEGLVKHRERKPDLVVLDLGLPDLDGAEVARRIRATDDTPILVLTAQDAVERKVGLLSDGADDYLVKPFHPAELLARIQVQLRHKEGSEVLSVGRLELYPKRRQVFFGEKEVRLSPKEFELLHLFMSRPGRVFPRQEIEEKIWGKPLGRDSNVLDVHVANLRAKLREAGAYGYLRTVRGLGYAVRPGRGEEET; encoded by the coding sequence TGGAGCTGGAGCTCAAGGAGGCGGGCTTCACCGTGGAATGGGCCAAAAGCGGCATGGAGGGCCTGGTGAAGCACCGCGAACGGAAGCCAGACCTGGTGGTCCTGGACCTCGGCCTTCCGGACCTGGACGGGGCCGAGGTGGCCCGGCGGATCCGGGCCACCGACGATACCCCCATCCTGGTCCTCACCGCCCAGGACGCCGTGGAGCGCAAGGTGGGCCTTCTTTCCGACGGGGCCGACGACTACCTGGTGAAGCCCTTTCACCCCGCCGAGCTCCTGGCCCGGATCCAGGTGCAGCTGAGGCACAAGGAGGGAAGCGAGGTCCTGAGCGTGGGGCGGTTGGAGCTCTACCCCAAGAGGCGGCAGGTTTTCTTCGGGGAGAAGGAGGTGCGGCTTTCCCCCAAGGAGTTCGAACTCCTCCACCTGTTCATGAGCCGTCCGGGACGGGTGTTTCCCCGGCAGGAGATCGAGGAGAAGATCTGGGGCAAACCCTTGGGCCGGGATTCCAACGTCCTGGACGTCCACGTGGCCAACCTCCGGGCCAAGCTCCGCGAGGCCGGGGCCTACGGCTACCTGCGCACGGTGCGGGGCCTGGGGTATGCGGTGCGCCCGGGAAGAGGCGAGGAGGAAACCTAG